From the Lolium rigidum isolate FL_2022 chromosome 2, APGP_CSIRO_Lrig_0.1, whole genome shotgun sequence genome, one window contains:
- the LOC124692763 gene encoding protein PHYLLO, chloroplastic isoform X2, translated as MVWDHSVSHTFEDSVALSESCFNKVCGSYDSTASTYYEGMMKSYVGESYVLETGNAQLVYLDAEVLAKVNATSSMQKEKFLMSKQSFIRFSAHFLFSANMDLCSQSNKTESFIKSCSNINSAWASLIVEECVRLGFTYFCIAPGSRSSPLALSATGHPLTTCISCYDERSLGFHAVGYGRGCRKPAIVITSSGTAVSNLFPSVVEASQDFIPVVLLTADRPPELHDAGANQAINQVNHFGNYVRYFFNLPPPGDQMYARMILTTVDSAAYNAMQAPQGPVHINCAFREPLDHSNQGWSFDCLRGLDRWFRNNEPYTRYLGMKTVSAFGNYSCSVIEVLDIIKKANKGLLLIGAVHKEDDMWAVALLARHLSWPVAADILSGLRMRKVLNSFPEVDKNILFIDYIDQILLSDSVKSWINPDVIVQIGSRITSKRVEMFLESCFPSSYILIDTHPCRHDPSHVVTHRIQTSVSEFAASLCQCNLERKTSRWQDILMVLNSVVSQEIIFHVHSESSLTEPYVAHVIGDALYSDAVMFVGNSMVIRDLNMFGKGWLEHTTHGGNMMMHNIPGFIGATIAGNRGASGIDGLLSTAIGFAVGSNKRVCCVVGDISFLHDTNGLSLLNQRDQRKPMTVIVINNHGGAIFSLLPIAKTTSPQILQKYFYTSHDISISKLCAAHRVKHFLVQTKTELHDTLLKTRAEHLDCVVEVENHIDENANFHRTISMFVGNTATNYLNYLLGGQTRSDLDGMYNCKIRAMEYMLYRIQLSAPRTSGASDSSFSHEGFILKLRMDDNIVGFGEVAPIEIHEEDMVDVEEQLRFLFHRLKDCELNVVPLLRGSLSNWIWISIGIPPSSVFPSVKCGLEMAILNLLASQQKCSLSEILTGSNPLLGDQSLVEYNQNRSTRIQICALLDSHGTPMEVALAVAKLVEEGFTTVKLKVGRRETPAEDAAVIEKIREVVGYKINIRADANRKWTYEQAIEFGSRVKRFCLQYIEEPVSSVDDLIKYCENSGLPVALDESIDNLKGDPIDKLQQFVHPGIVAVVIKPSVVGGFERAAHIAKWAHMHDKMAVISSAYESSVGLATYIQFAYYVDRQHDLVARIKRNDSCGSVAHGLGTYQWLREDVSGQKLKIHAPSLGDGMGASVEDAHGYLQHLSINNEKIERTYSEEKIKSYSVQVDGDDFSYLVNLQEAGDCTNDKVVLFLHGFLGTNEDWTPMMKALSPSARVIAVDLPGHGKSQIPQHDAENFSQMSVTVQSIADLLLKLICCITDGEVVVVGYSMGARIALHMALSQNQKISGAILISGSPGLRHEVSRRRRSAIDKSRAQFMLSSGLECFIETWYSGKMWASLRGHPQFDSLVRTRRKHSNITDLSKVLADSSVGRQKSLWEDLKDLKKPLLIVTGEKDVKFREISEQMCSEIRKHGEREAVCHNRQELCEVIVVRESGHAVHVENPLPLVRAIRKFLLKLHKT; from the exons ATGGTTTGGGATCATTCTGTATCTCATACATTTGAGGATTCAGTTGCTTTGTCTGAATCTTGTTTCAATAAG GTATGTGGTAGCTACGATTCTACAGCCAGCACCTATTATGAAGGCATGATGAAGAGTTACGTTGGAGAATCATATGTGTTAGAGACTGGGAATGCTCAGTTG GTATACTTGGATGCTGAAGTTCTTGCCAAAGTGAATGCCACAAGTAGCATGCAAAAG GAGAAATTTCTGATGTCCAAGCAGTCATTTATTCGCTTTTCGGCACATTTCTTATTTTCTGCAAACATG GACCTATGCTCACAGAGCAACAAAACGGAATCGTTTATTAAGAGCTGCTCTAACATTAATTCAGCATGGGCATCCCTTATAGTTGAAGAATGCGTCAGGCTTGGTTTCACG TACTTCTGTATAGCTCCAGGGTCAAGGTCATCCCCACTTGCACTTTCTGCTACAGGCCATCCTTTGACAACTTGCATATCGTGTTATGATGAACGTTCACTTGGATTTCATGCCGTTGGATATGGGAGAGGTTGTAGAAAGCCTGCAATAGTAATTACATCATCAGGAACTGCTGTATCAAATCTTTTCCCTTCG GTGGTGGAGGCAAGTCAAGATTTCATACCAGTTGTGTTACTAACAGCTGATCGTCCTCCTGAGCTGCATGATGCTGGAGCTAACCAAGCGATTAATCAG GTCAATCATTTTGGTAACTATGTGAGATATTTTTTTAATCTCCCTCCACCTGGTGATCAGATGTATGCAAGAATGATTCTTACAACAGTTGATTCAGCAGCCTATAATGCAATGCAAGCACCACAAGGTCCAGTGCATATAAACTGTGCTTTTAGAGAACCACTAGACCACAGCAATCAAGGTTGGAGTTTTGATTGTTTGAGAGGGCTGGACAGGTGGTTTAGAAATAATGAACCATATACTAGATACCTGGGAATGAAAACGGTCTCTGCATTTGGTAATTATTCGTGTTCAGTAATAGAGGTTTTAGATATCATAAAGAAGGCAAACAAAGGGCTTCTATTAATTGGAGCTGTTCATAAAGAAGATGATATGTGGGCTGTGGCTTTACTAGCTAGACACCTTTCCTGGCCAGTTGCCGCTGACATTCTGTCTGGACTGCGAATGAGGAAAGTTCTAAATTCGTTTCCAGAAGTTGATAAGAACATTTTGTTTATAGATTACATAGATCAAATTCTACTGTCGGACTCTGTAAAAAGCTGGATAAATCCAGATGTTATCGTCCAG ATTGGAAGCCGGATTACTAGCAAACGCGTGGAAATGTTTCTCGAGTCTTGCTTCCCATCTTCTTACATCTTGATTGACACACATCCGTGCCGCCATGATCCTTCACATGTTGTCACTCACAGAATCCAGACTAGTGTATCTGAATTTGCTGCTAGTTTGTGCCAATGTAATTTAGAAAGGAAGACAAGCAGATGGCAGGATATTTTGATGGTTCTGAATTCAGTG GTTTCACAGGAGATAATATTTCATGTACATTCGGAGTCCTCGCTTACAGAACCATATGTTGCTCATGTAATCGGAGATGCACTTTATAGTGATGCTGTCATGTTTGTTGGGAATAGCATGGTCATTCGAGACTTGAACATGTTTGGGAAGGGCTGGCTTGAACACACCACCCACGGAGGTAACATGATGATGCATAATATTCCTGGCTTCATTGGTGCAACTATTGCTGGGAACAGAGGGGCAAGTGGTATCGATGGTTTGCTTAGCACTGCAATTGGATTTGCTGTTGGATCAAACAAGCGT GTATGCTGTGTTGTTGGCGACATATCTTTTCTTCATGATACAAATGGACTATCACTTCTCAACCAAAG GGACCAGAGGAAACCCATGACAGTAATTGTAATCAACAACCATGGTGGTGCAATCTTCAGCCTTCTACCAATTGCAAAAACAACGTCACCCCAAATTTTGCAGAAATACTTCTACACCTCACATGATATATCGATTTCCAAACTCTGTGCTGCACACAG GGTGAAGCATTTTTTAGTTCAAACAAAAACAGAACTTCATGATACCTTGCTGAAGACCCGTGCAGAACATCTTGATTGTGTGGTGGAAGTAGAGAACCACATTGATGAAAATGCCAACTTTCATAG AACTATAAGTATGTTCGTAGGCAATACTGCAACCAACTATCTGAATTATCTTCTCGGAGGTCAGACTAGGAGTGATTTAGATGGCATGTATAATTGCAAAATTCGTGCAATGGAATACATGTTGTACAG GATCCAGCTTTCTGCACCTCGTACTTCAGGGGCTTCAGATAGTAGCTTTTCTCATGAAGGCTTTATTCTGAAGTTACGTATGGATGACAACATTGTAGGATTTGGAGAG GTTGCACCAATTGAAATTCACGAGGAGGATATGGTAGATGTTGAAGAGCAACTTAGGTTTCTCTTTCACAGACTGAAAGATTGTGAGCTAAATGTTGTTCCTTTGTTGAGAGGGTCTTTGTCCAATTGGATATGGATAAGCATTGGTATTCCT CCTTCTTcggtatttccaagtgttaagtgTGGCCTGGAGATGGCCATTCTTAATTTGCTTGCATCTCAGCAAAAATGTAGTTTATCTGAAATCCTCACTGGTTCCAACCCATTACTAGGAGATCAGAGTTTGGTGGAATATAATCAGAACAGATCTACACGCATACAGATATGTGCACTTTTAGACTCCCATGGTACCCCGATGGAGGTAGCACTAGCTGTGGCCAAACTTGTCGAGGAAGGCTTTACCACAGTGAAACTGAAG GTTGGGCGTCGTGAAACTCCTGCTGAAGATGCAGCTGTCATTGAAAAAATAAGAGAAGTTGTAGGGTACAAGATCAACATCCGTGCTGATGCAAATCGGAAATGGACATATGAGCAAGCAATTGAATTTGGATCCAGGGTAAAAAGATTTTGTTTGCAATACATTGAG GAACCAGTGAGCTCAGTAGATGATCTCATCAAGTACTGTGAAAACAGTGGCTTGCCTGTTGCTTTAGACGAGAGTATTGACAACCTTAAGGGGGATCCAATCGATAAGCTTCAGCAATTTGTACATCCAGGAATAGTTGCTGTT GTTATAAAACCCAGTGTTGTTGGTGGCTTTGAGAGGGCAGCTCATATAGCAAAATGGGCTCACATGCATGATAAGATGGCTGTCATCAGTAGTGCGTACGAGAGTTCTGTAGGTTTGGCGACCTATATACAGTTTGCATATTATGTTGACAGACAACATGACCTAGTTGCCAGAATAAAGAGAAATGATTCATGTGGAAGTGTGGCTCATGGGCTTGGAACATATCAATGGTTAAGAGAAGATGTATCAGGACAGAAGTTAAAAATCCATGCCCCCTCGCTAGGTGATGGAATGGGAGCTTCAGTAGAAGATGCCCATGGCTATCTCCAGCATTTAAGTATAAACAATGAGAAGATAGAAAGAACATACAGTGAAGAAAAAATAAAGTCATATTCTGTCCAAGTCGATGGGGATGATTTTTCTTATCTAGTTAATCTTCAAGAGGCTGGTGATTGTACAAAT GATAAAGTTGTTCTTTTTCTTCATGGATTTCTTGGCACAAATGAGGACTGGACTCCCATGATGAAAGCTCTCTCTCCAAGTGCACGGGTCATTGCTGTTGACCTTCCTGGCCACGGGAAATCCCAAATTCCCCAGCATGATGCTGAAAATTTCAGTCAAATGTCTGTTACAGTTCAATCAATTGCAGATTTGTTGCTGAAGTTGATATGCTGCATAACTGATGGAGAGGTGGTTGTTGTTGGCTACTCAATGGGTGCAAGGATTGCACTCCACATGGCACTAAGTCAAAATCAGAAG ATTAGTGGAGCTATTTTGATATCGGGGAGTCCTGGTTTGAGACATGAAGTAAGTAGAAGACGTCGTAGTGCTATTGATAAATCAAGAGCTCAATTCATGTTGTCTTCCGGACTAGAATGTTTTATCGAGACATGGTACTCTGGAAAAATGTGGGCCAG TCTAAGAGGACATCCACAATTTGATTCCCTCGTGAGGACACGCAGAAAGCACAGTAACATTACAGATCTATCTAAGGTTCTTGCTGACTCGAGCGTAGGAAGACAAAA GTCCCTGTGGGAAGACCTGAAAGACTTGAAGAAGCCTCTCCTCATCGTTACAGGTGAGAAAGACGTTAAATTCAGAGAGATATCTGAGCAAATGTGCAGCGAGATAAGAAAGCACGGGGAACGTGAAGCCGTTTGTCATAACAGGCAGGAGCTTTGTGAAGTGATTGTTGTCCGAGAAAGTGGCCATGCTGTGCACGTCGAGAACCCTCTTCCTTTAGTTAGAGCCATCAGGAAGTTCTTGCTAAAGCTGCACAAGACATGA
- the LOC124692763 gene encoding protein PHYLLO, chloroplastic isoform X1, whose translation MLAVPAVSASPRFPLPFLPVLNPRPTLIPPLRRRCLYRHRVRLQCHGGGGPPLHLLHPVASRRTGIVIDVDEVDDIGDRDLPVGLSFTRRLPPVLTLVDGIAALRRATEELKASPPAAESGVIRFEVLVPPSTKALKWLCSQFRGSSLFPQFYLSRKLRSDPSIQLEISGVGSALCLHGSSHAKNGCDLISRYISFDSEFIGAYGAVGMKCDKELLSIEENADSFYFFIPQVELTEFDGYSVLSSTMVWDHSVSHTFEDSVALSESCFNKVCGSYDSTASTYYEGMMKSYVGESYVLETGNAQLVYLDAEVLAKVNATSSMQKEKFLMSKQSFIRFSAHFLFSANMDLCSQSNKTESFIKSCSNINSAWASLIVEECVRLGFTYFCIAPGSRSSPLALSATGHPLTTCISCYDERSLGFHAVGYGRGCRKPAIVITSSGTAVSNLFPSVVEASQDFIPVVLLTADRPPELHDAGANQAINQVNHFGNYVRYFFNLPPPGDQMYARMILTTVDSAAYNAMQAPQGPVHINCAFREPLDHSNQGWSFDCLRGLDRWFRNNEPYTRYLGMKTVSAFGNYSCSVIEVLDIIKKANKGLLLIGAVHKEDDMWAVALLARHLSWPVAADILSGLRMRKVLNSFPEVDKNILFIDYIDQILLSDSVKSWINPDVIVQIGSRITSKRVEMFLESCFPSSYILIDTHPCRHDPSHVVTHRIQTSVSEFAASLCQCNLERKTSRWQDILMVLNSVVSQEIIFHVHSESSLTEPYVAHVIGDALYSDAVMFVGNSMVIRDLNMFGKGWLEHTTHGGNMMMHNIPGFIGATIAGNRGASGIDGLLSTAIGFAVGSNKRVCCVVGDISFLHDTNGLSLLNQRDQRKPMTVIVINNHGGAIFSLLPIAKTTSPQILQKYFYTSHDISISKLCAAHRVKHFLVQTKTELHDTLLKTRAEHLDCVVEVENHIDENANFHRTISMFVGNTATNYLNYLLGGQTRSDLDGMYNCKIRAMEYMLYRIQLSAPRTSGASDSSFSHEGFILKLRMDDNIVGFGEVAPIEIHEEDMVDVEEQLRFLFHRLKDCELNVVPLLRGSLSNWIWISIGIPPSSVFPSVKCGLEMAILNLLASQQKCSLSEILTGSNPLLGDQSLVEYNQNRSTRIQICALLDSHGTPMEVALAVAKLVEEGFTTVKLKVGRRETPAEDAAVIEKIREVVGYKINIRADANRKWTYEQAIEFGSRVKRFCLQYIEEPVSSVDDLIKYCENSGLPVALDESIDNLKGDPIDKLQQFVHPGIVAVVIKPSVVGGFERAAHIAKWAHMHDKMAVISSAYESSVGLATYIQFAYYVDRQHDLVARIKRNDSCGSVAHGLGTYQWLREDVSGQKLKIHAPSLGDGMGASVEDAHGYLQHLSINNEKIERTYSEEKIKSYSVQVDGDDFSYLVNLQEAGDCTNDKVVLFLHGFLGTNEDWTPMMKALSPSARVIAVDLPGHGKSQIPQHDAENFSQMSVTVQSIADLLLKLICCITDGEVVVVGYSMGARIALHMALSQNQKISGAILISGSPGLRHEVSRRRRSAIDKSRAQFMLSSGLECFIETWYSGKMWASLRGHPQFDSLVRTRRKHSNITDLSKVLADSSVGRQKSLWEDLKDLKKPLLIVTGEKDVKFREISEQMCSEIRKHGEREAVCHNRQELCEVIVVRESGHAVHVENPLPLVRAIRKFLLKLHKT comes from the exons ATGCTCGCCGTCCCCGCCGTCTCCGCCTCTCCCCGCTTTCCCCTCCCGTTCCTCCCCGTCCTGAACCCCCGCCCTACTCTCATCccccctctccgccgccgctgcctctacAGACACCGCGTGCGCCTCCAAtgccacggcggcggtggcccaccgctccacctcctccaccccgTCGCCAGTCGGCGCACGGGCATCGTGATCGACGTCGACGAGGTGGATGACATTGGCGACCGAGACCTCCCCGTAGGTCTATCCTTCACCCGGAGGCTCCCGCCGGTGCTCACCCTCGTGGACGGCATTGCAGCGCTGCGGCGGGCCACCGAGGAGTTGAAGGCCAGCCCGCCTGCCGCCGAGAGCGGTGTGATCCGATTCGAG GTACTTGTTCCACCCAGTACGAAGGCACTCAAATGGCTGTGCTCTCAGTTTAGGGGGTCATCACTGTTCCCTCAGTTCTATCTATCAAGGAAGCTAAGATCCGATCCATCAATTCAACTGGAAATATCTGGTGTTGGTTCTGCACTTTGCTTGCATGGTTCCTCACATGCAAAAAATGGGTGTGATTTGATATCAAG ATATATTTCATTTGATTCAGAGTTCATAGGAGCTTATGGAGCAGTAGGCATGAAGTGTGACAAGGAGTTGTTATCAATAGAGGAAAATGCTGattcattttatttttttattcctCAG GTTGAGTtgaccgaatttgatggctattccGTGCTCTCATCAACTATGGTTTGGGATCATTCTGTATCTCATACATTTGAGGATTCAGTTGCTTTGTCTGAATCTTGTTTCAATAAG GTATGTGGTAGCTACGATTCTACAGCCAGCACCTATTATGAAGGCATGATGAAGAGTTACGTTGGAGAATCATATGTGTTAGAGACTGGGAATGCTCAGTTG GTATACTTGGATGCTGAAGTTCTTGCCAAAGTGAATGCCACAAGTAGCATGCAAAAG GAGAAATTTCTGATGTCCAAGCAGTCATTTATTCGCTTTTCGGCACATTTCTTATTTTCTGCAAACATG GACCTATGCTCACAGAGCAACAAAACGGAATCGTTTATTAAGAGCTGCTCTAACATTAATTCAGCATGGGCATCCCTTATAGTTGAAGAATGCGTCAGGCTTGGTTTCACG TACTTCTGTATAGCTCCAGGGTCAAGGTCATCCCCACTTGCACTTTCTGCTACAGGCCATCCTTTGACAACTTGCATATCGTGTTATGATGAACGTTCACTTGGATTTCATGCCGTTGGATATGGGAGAGGTTGTAGAAAGCCTGCAATAGTAATTACATCATCAGGAACTGCTGTATCAAATCTTTTCCCTTCG GTGGTGGAGGCAAGTCAAGATTTCATACCAGTTGTGTTACTAACAGCTGATCGTCCTCCTGAGCTGCATGATGCTGGAGCTAACCAAGCGATTAATCAG GTCAATCATTTTGGTAACTATGTGAGATATTTTTTTAATCTCCCTCCACCTGGTGATCAGATGTATGCAAGAATGATTCTTACAACAGTTGATTCAGCAGCCTATAATGCAATGCAAGCACCACAAGGTCCAGTGCATATAAACTGTGCTTTTAGAGAACCACTAGACCACAGCAATCAAGGTTGGAGTTTTGATTGTTTGAGAGGGCTGGACAGGTGGTTTAGAAATAATGAACCATATACTAGATACCTGGGAATGAAAACGGTCTCTGCATTTGGTAATTATTCGTGTTCAGTAATAGAGGTTTTAGATATCATAAAGAAGGCAAACAAAGGGCTTCTATTAATTGGAGCTGTTCATAAAGAAGATGATATGTGGGCTGTGGCTTTACTAGCTAGACACCTTTCCTGGCCAGTTGCCGCTGACATTCTGTCTGGACTGCGAATGAGGAAAGTTCTAAATTCGTTTCCAGAAGTTGATAAGAACATTTTGTTTATAGATTACATAGATCAAATTCTACTGTCGGACTCTGTAAAAAGCTGGATAAATCCAGATGTTATCGTCCAG ATTGGAAGCCGGATTACTAGCAAACGCGTGGAAATGTTTCTCGAGTCTTGCTTCCCATCTTCTTACATCTTGATTGACACACATCCGTGCCGCCATGATCCTTCACATGTTGTCACTCACAGAATCCAGACTAGTGTATCTGAATTTGCTGCTAGTTTGTGCCAATGTAATTTAGAAAGGAAGACAAGCAGATGGCAGGATATTTTGATGGTTCTGAATTCAGTG GTTTCACAGGAGATAATATTTCATGTACATTCGGAGTCCTCGCTTACAGAACCATATGTTGCTCATGTAATCGGAGATGCACTTTATAGTGATGCTGTCATGTTTGTTGGGAATAGCATGGTCATTCGAGACTTGAACATGTTTGGGAAGGGCTGGCTTGAACACACCACCCACGGAGGTAACATGATGATGCATAATATTCCTGGCTTCATTGGTGCAACTATTGCTGGGAACAGAGGGGCAAGTGGTATCGATGGTTTGCTTAGCACTGCAATTGGATTTGCTGTTGGATCAAACAAGCGT GTATGCTGTGTTGTTGGCGACATATCTTTTCTTCATGATACAAATGGACTATCACTTCTCAACCAAAG GGACCAGAGGAAACCCATGACAGTAATTGTAATCAACAACCATGGTGGTGCAATCTTCAGCCTTCTACCAATTGCAAAAACAACGTCACCCCAAATTTTGCAGAAATACTTCTACACCTCACATGATATATCGATTTCCAAACTCTGTGCTGCACACAG GGTGAAGCATTTTTTAGTTCAAACAAAAACAGAACTTCATGATACCTTGCTGAAGACCCGTGCAGAACATCTTGATTGTGTGGTGGAAGTAGAGAACCACATTGATGAAAATGCCAACTTTCATAG AACTATAAGTATGTTCGTAGGCAATACTGCAACCAACTATCTGAATTATCTTCTCGGAGGTCAGACTAGGAGTGATTTAGATGGCATGTATAATTGCAAAATTCGTGCAATGGAATACATGTTGTACAG GATCCAGCTTTCTGCACCTCGTACTTCAGGGGCTTCAGATAGTAGCTTTTCTCATGAAGGCTTTATTCTGAAGTTACGTATGGATGACAACATTGTAGGATTTGGAGAG GTTGCACCAATTGAAATTCACGAGGAGGATATGGTAGATGTTGAAGAGCAACTTAGGTTTCTCTTTCACAGACTGAAAGATTGTGAGCTAAATGTTGTTCCTTTGTTGAGAGGGTCTTTGTCCAATTGGATATGGATAAGCATTGGTATTCCT CCTTCTTcggtatttccaagtgttaagtgTGGCCTGGAGATGGCCATTCTTAATTTGCTTGCATCTCAGCAAAAATGTAGTTTATCTGAAATCCTCACTGGTTCCAACCCATTACTAGGAGATCAGAGTTTGGTGGAATATAATCAGAACAGATCTACACGCATACAGATATGTGCACTTTTAGACTCCCATGGTACCCCGATGGAGGTAGCACTAGCTGTGGCCAAACTTGTCGAGGAAGGCTTTACCACAGTGAAACTGAAG GTTGGGCGTCGTGAAACTCCTGCTGAAGATGCAGCTGTCATTGAAAAAATAAGAGAAGTTGTAGGGTACAAGATCAACATCCGTGCTGATGCAAATCGGAAATGGACATATGAGCAAGCAATTGAATTTGGATCCAGGGTAAAAAGATTTTGTTTGCAATACATTGAG GAACCAGTGAGCTCAGTAGATGATCTCATCAAGTACTGTGAAAACAGTGGCTTGCCTGTTGCTTTAGACGAGAGTATTGACAACCTTAAGGGGGATCCAATCGATAAGCTTCAGCAATTTGTACATCCAGGAATAGTTGCTGTT GTTATAAAACCCAGTGTTGTTGGTGGCTTTGAGAGGGCAGCTCATATAGCAAAATGGGCTCACATGCATGATAAGATGGCTGTCATCAGTAGTGCGTACGAGAGTTCTGTAGGTTTGGCGACCTATATACAGTTTGCATATTATGTTGACAGACAACATGACCTAGTTGCCAGAATAAAGAGAAATGATTCATGTGGAAGTGTGGCTCATGGGCTTGGAACATATCAATGGTTAAGAGAAGATGTATCAGGACAGAAGTTAAAAATCCATGCCCCCTCGCTAGGTGATGGAATGGGAGCTTCAGTAGAAGATGCCCATGGCTATCTCCAGCATTTAAGTATAAACAATGAGAAGATAGAAAGAACATACAGTGAAGAAAAAATAAAGTCATATTCTGTCCAAGTCGATGGGGATGATTTTTCTTATCTAGTTAATCTTCAAGAGGCTGGTGATTGTACAAAT GATAAAGTTGTTCTTTTTCTTCATGGATTTCTTGGCACAAATGAGGACTGGACTCCCATGATGAAAGCTCTCTCTCCAAGTGCACGGGTCATTGCTGTTGACCTTCCTGGCCACGGGAAATCCCAAATTCCCCAGCATGATGCTGAAAATTTCAGTCAAATGTCTGTTACAGTTCAATCAATTGCAGATTTGTTGCTGAAGTTGATATGCTGCATAACTGATGGAGAGGTGGTTGTTGTTGGCTACTCAATGGGTGCAAGGATTGCACTCCACATGGCACTAAGTCAAAATCAGAAG ATTAGTGGAGCTATTTTGATATCGGGGAGTCCTGGTTTGAGACATGAAGTAAGTAGAAGACGTCGTAGTGCTATTGATAAATCAAGAGCTCAATTCATGTTGTCTTCCGGACTAGAATGTTTTATCGAGACATGGTACTCTGGAAAAATGTGGGCCAG TCTAAGAGGACATCCACAATTTGATTCCCTCGTGAGGACACGCAGAAAGCACAGTAACATTACAGATCTATCTAAGGTTCTTGCTGACTCGAGCGTAGGAAGACAAAA GTCCCTGTGGGAAGACCTGAAAGACTTGAAGAAGCCTCTCCTCATCGTTACAGGTGAGAAAGACGTTAAATTCAGAGAGATATCTGAGCAAATGTGCAGCGAGATAAGAAAGCACGGGGAACGTGAAGCCGTTTGTCATAACAGGCAGGAGCTTTGTGAAGTGATTGTTGTCCGAGAAAGTGGCCATGCTGTGCACGTCGAGAACCCTCTTCCTTTAGTTAGAGCCATCAGGAAGTTCTTGCTAAAGCTGCACAAGACATGA